One stretch of Comamonas testosteroni DNA includes these proteins:
- a CDS encoding diacylglycerol kinase, producing MSTSSPDPVNPQKSRTGLSRVLHAGGYSLAGLKAGWHEKAFQQEAICAAVMLPLALWLGQGWEQTALLAGTVILVLIVELLNTGIEAAIDRIGPEWHELSKKAKDMGSAAVFLALCLCGAVWAAALYHRFIV from the coding sequence ATGAGCACCTCCTCACCCGACCCCGTCAACCCGCAAAAAAGCCGTACCGGACTGTCCCGGGTGCTGCATGCCGGCGGCTACTCACTGGCTGGCCTCAAGGCCGGCTGGCATGAAAAAGCATTTCAGCAAGAAGCAATCTGTGCTGCCGTCATGCTTCCTCTGGCGCTCTGGCTGGGCCAGGGCTGGGAGCAGACAGCGCTGCTGGCCGGCACCGTCATACTGGTTCTCATTGTGGAATTGCTCAATACCGGCATAGAGGCAGCCATAGACCGTATCGGCCCCGAATGGCACGAGCTGTCCAAGAAAGCCAAGGACATGGGCAGCGCCGCTGTATTTCTGGCCCTGTGCCTTTGCGGAGCCGTCTGGGCTGCCGCTCTCTATCACCGTTTCATCGTATGA
- a CDS encoding RDD family protein, protein MQQDTPIREGSAAPSTTPDFIAPSLRRRMACWLYEGMLLFGVVFIAGYLFGTLSQTRNALDNRHLLQAFMLVVLGIYFVWFWSKGQTLAMKTWHIRVVDTQGRPLTQTRALLRYAASWMWWLPPLALLYPLGLPPLEVLVLLMGWILIWALLSRFHPRKQFWHDAWAGTQLVHQPPTPKRIR, encoded by the coding sequence ATGCAGCAAGACACCCCGATCCGCGAAGGCAGTGCAGCACCCTCAACCACTCCTGACTTCATAGCACCAAGCCTGCGTCGCCGCATGGCTTGCTGGCTCTACGAGGGCATGCTTTTGTTTGGCGTGGTGTTCATCGCCGGCTATTTGTTCGGCACGTTGTCTCAGACGCGCAATGCACTCGACAATCGGCATCTGCTGCAGGCCTTCATGCTGGTGGTGCTGGGGATTTACTTTGTCTGGTTCTGGAGCAAGGGCCAGACGCTGGCCATGAAGACCTGGCATATCCGCGTGGTCGATACACAAGGTCGCCCCTTGACGCAAACCCGCGCCCTGCTGCGCTACGCAGCCAGCTGGATGTGGTGGCTGCCACCGCTGGCCCTGCTCTACCCGCTGGGCCTGCCGCCACTGGAGGTGCTGGTGCTGCTCATGGGCTGGATTCTGATCTGGGCGCTGCTGAGCCGCTTTCACCCCAGAAAGCAGTTCTGGCACGACGCCTGGGCCGGCACCCAGCTGGTGCATCAGCCCCCAACTCCCAAACGCATCCGCTGA
- a CDS encoding DUF3106 domain-containing protein, translating to MPTEKRSLLKPDITAAIMAALLLVALSWTGWNVVQQVRLAPSSVPPATVAASRSMHADPSTRQRASAQASGPRWGELSSHQREILQPLQERWAMIGSVQKRRWIALADGFDKLSEHEQQKLHDRMEAWSGLSAAQRNQARLNFAITNKLATDKQAQWEAYQALSDEEKRLLAARATPKVISAAPAIKPVPSKKLARIPAATASPNTVPNLPKIPPATIHHPPPPVPATPAMVETHPIRTPSVIVETAPVDIPRATPITLPPLDAPGQDSHQ from the coding sequence ATGCCCACTGAGAAGCGCTCCCTCCTGAAACCCGACATCACCGCCGCCATCATGGCGGCGCTGTTGTTGGTGGCCTTGAGCTGGACAGGATGGAATGTCGTGCAGCAAGTCAGGCTGGCACCCAGCTCCGTCCCCCCCGCCACGGTAGCTGCATCCAGATCCATGCATGCAGACCCGTCCACGCGCCAGAGAGCATCGGCACAGGCTTCGGGTCCACGCTGGGGCGAACTCAGCAGCCACCAGCGCGAGATTCTGCAGCCGCTGCAAGAGCGCTGGGCCATGATCGGCTCGGTACAGAAGCGCCGCTGGATTGCCCTGGCGGATGGCTTTGACAAACTCAGCGAGCACGAACAGCAAAAACTTCATGACCGCATGGAAGCCTGGTCCGGCCTGAGTGCCGCCCAGCGCAACCAGGCTCGCCTGAACTTCGCCATTACCAACAAGCTCGCGACAGACAAGCAGGCCCAGTGGGAGGCCTACCAGGCTCTGAGCGATGAAGAAAAGCGACTGCTGGCCGCCCGCGCCACCCCCAAGGTGATAAGCGCCGCACCGGCCATCAAGCCTGTGCCCTCCAAGAAGCTGGCGCGCATTCCTGCTGCCACGGCCTCCCCCAATACCGTCCCCAATCTGCCCAAGATTCCGCCCGCGACCATTCATCACCCACCACCGCCCGTGCCCGCAACCCCAGCCATGGTGGAGACGCACCCCATCCGTACGCCCTCGGTGATTGTGGAGACGGCTCCCGTGGACATTCCTCGCGCCACCCCGATCACCCTGCCTCCGCTGGATGCGCCAGGTCAAGACTCGCACCAATGA
- a CDS encoding DUF3619 family protein gives MKSVPTLRQEQAVDRIARQITARLSEGEALLPYEVTERLRASREQAVSIRRREASVLLVQTSTATSAQGSTLTLGSPDEGNGWWRTLVSAIPVFALIAGLVIYNSDTEQSMLSEVTEVDTALLTDDLPPAAYSDPGFIQYLKTSAATPSEH, from the coding sequence ATGAAATCCGTGCCCACCCTCCGGCAAGAACAGGCCGTCGACCGTATCGCCCGTCAAATCACTGCCCGACTGAGTGAGGGTGAAGCCTTGCTCCCGTATGAAGTCACCGAACGTCTGCGCGCCTCCCGTGAGCAAGCCGTGTCCATACGCCGCCGCGAAGCGTCTGTACTGCTCGTTCAGACTAGTACCGCGACATCTGCCCAGGGCAGTACCCTGACACTGGGCAGCCCCGACGAGGGTAACGGCTGGTGGCGCACCCTGGTCTCGGCCATCCCCGTTTTTGCACTCATTGCGGGCCTGGTAATCTACAACTCCGACACCGAACAAAGTATGCTGAGCGAAGTCACCGAGGTCGATACCGCCTTGCTGACCGATGATCTGCCTCCTGCTGCCTACTCTGACCCTGGCTTCATCCAGTACCTCAAGACCTCGGCAGCCACCCCATCAGAACACTAA
- a CDS encoding RNA polymerase sigma factor: MATEQELSAFLKDVEKRAFKRSVFHVRDEEAALDIVQDSMLKLAQHYGDKPVNELPMLFQRILSNSTLDWFRRQKTQKAVFTHFSDLESSVDSDSDFDWLETYATNSDESAASNAESLTERKQTLQSIEKEIQELPARQREAFLMRYWEEMDVAETAAAMGCSEGSVKTHCFRAIQTLSKALKAKGIEL, encoded by the coding sequence TTGGCCACAGAACAAGAACTGTCTGCATTCCTCAAAGACGTTGAAAAGCGCGCCTTCAAACGCAGCGTTTTCCACGTCCGCGACGAGGAGGCCGCCCTGGATATCGTGCAGGACAGCATGCTCAAACTGGCCCAGCACTATGGGGACAAACCGGTCAATGAACTGCCCATGCTGTTCCAGCGCATCCTGTCGAACAGCACCCTGGACTGGTTTCGCCGCCAGAAGACCCAGAAAGCCGTCTTCACCCACTTCAGCGACCTGGAGTCCTCCGTAGACTCAGACAGCGACTTCGACTGGCTGGAAACCTATGCCACCAACAGCGACGAATCGGCCGCCAGCAACGCCGAGAGCCTGACCGAACGCAAGCAGACACTGCAAAGCATAGAAAAAGAGATACAGGAGCTGCCTGCACGTCAACGCGAGGCCTTTCTCATGCGTTACTGGGAAGAGATGGATGTCGCGGAGACCGCTGCCGCCATGGGTTGCTCAGAAGGCAGCGTCAAAACCCATTGCTTTCGCGCCATCCAAACATTGAGCAAGGCACTCAAGGCCAAAGGAATCGAGTTATGA
- a CDS encoding acetolactate synthase 3 catalytic subunit, whose product MEISKAELASAAAASSPKGAQELMGSEILIKSLQAEGVKHLWGYPGGAVLYIYDALYKQDSIQHVLVRHEQAAVHAADGFARATGEVGVALVTSGPGLTNAVTGIATAYTDSIPMVVIAGQTSTNYIGTDAFQECDTVGITRPIVKHNFLVKDVRELAETMKKAFHIARTGRPGPVVVDIPKDVSFKKALYTGYPEKVEMRSYNPVKKGHAGQIRKALQLLLTAKRPYIYTGGGVLLGNACNELRQLVDMLGYPVTNTLMGLGAYPASDRKFLGMLGMHGTIEANNAMQNCDVLLAVGARFDDRVIGNPKHFMSVERKIIHIDIDPSSISKRVKVDVPIVGDVKDVLNELIAMLRESAQRPDEAAVAQWWTTIEGWRSRDCLSYDKSNTEVIKPQYVVDTLWNMTKDADAYITSDVGQHQMWAAQYYRFDEPRRWINSGGLGTMGVGLPYAMGIKLAKPDSEVFCITGEGSIQMNIQELATCKQYNTPVVICALNNRFLGMVRQWQEIEYSGRYSSSYMDSLPDFVKLAEAFGHRGLLIEKPADVEAALREARRIVREESKTVFLDFRTDPTENVFPMVQAGRGITEMLLGADDL is encoded by the coding sequence ATGGAAATCTCCAAAGCCGAGCTGGCCTCTGCAGCCGCCGCATCGTCCCCCAAGGGCGCCCAGGAATTGATGGGCTCCGAAATCCTCATCAAGTCGCTTCAGGCCGAAGGTGTCAAGCACCTGTGGGGTTACCCTGGCGGGGCAGTTCTCTATATCTACGACGCGCTCTACAAGCAGGACAGCATTCAGCATGTGCTGGTGCGCCACGAGCAGGCGGCCGTGCATGCAGCCGACGGTTTTGCGCGTGCCACCGGTGAAGTGGGCGTGGCGCTGGTGACTTCCGGCCCCGGTCTGACCAATGCGGTGACGGGCATTGCCACCGCCTATACCGACTCCATCCCCATGGTGGTGATCGCGGGACAGACATCGACCAATTACATCGGTACCGACGCATTCCAAGAGTGCGACACCGTGGGCATCACTCGTCCCATCGTCAAGCACAACTTCCTGGTCAAGGATGTGCGCGAGCTGGCCGAGACCATGAAAAAGGCTTTCCACATCGCCCGCACCGGCCGCCCCGGCCCTGTGGTGGTGGATATTCCCAAGGACGTGTCCTTCAAGAAGGCGCTGTACACGGGCTATCCTGAGAAAGTGGAAATGCGCTCGTACAACCCTGTCAAAAAGGGTCATGCCGGCCAGATTCGCAAGGCTCTGCAGTTGCTGCTGACGGCCAAGCGCCCTTATATCTACACCGGCGGCGGCGTGCTGCTGGGCAATGCCTGCAACGAACTGCGTCAGCTGGTGGACATGCTGGGCTACCCGGTCACGAATACGCTGATGGGCCTGGGCGCCTACCCGGCCAGCGACCGGAAGTTCCTGGGCATGCTGGGTATGCATGGCACCATCGAAGCCAACAATGCCATGCAGAACTGCGATGTGCTGCTGGCCGTGGGTGCGCGCTTTGACGATCGCGTGATCGGCAATCCCAAGCATTTCATGTCGGTGGAGCGCAAGATCATCCATATCGACATCGATCCTTCCTCCATCTCCAAGCGCGTGAAGGTGGATGTGCCCATCGTGGGCGATGTCAAGGATGTGCTCAACGAGCTGATCGCCATGCTGCGCGAGTCGGCGCAGCGCCCTGATGAAGCGGCCGTAGCCCAATGGTGGACCACCATCGAAGGCTGGCGCAGCCGCGACTGTCTGAGCTACGACAAGTCCAATACCGAAGTCATCAAGCCCCAGTACGTGGTCGACACGCTGTGGAACATGACCAAGGATGCGGACGCCTACATCACCTCCGATGTGGGTCAGCACCAGATGTGGGCGGCGCAGTACTACCGCTTTGATGAACCCCGTCGCTGGATCAACTCCGGCGGTCTGGGCACCATGGGCGTGGGTCTGCCTTACGCCATGGGCATCAAGCTGGCCAAGCCCGACTCCGAAGTCTTCTGCATCACGGGCGAAGGCTCGATCCAGATGAATATTCAGGAGCTGGCCACTTGCAAGCAGTACAACACCCCGGTGGTCATCTGCGCGCTGAACAACCGCTTCCTGGGCATGGTGCGTCAGTGGCAGGAAATCGAATACTCGGGTCGCTACTCGAGCAGCTATATGGATTCGCTGCCCGACTTCGTGAAGCTGGCGGAGGCCTTCGGCCACCGTGGCCTGCTGATCGAAAAGCCTGCCGATGTCGAAGCTGCGCTGCGCGAGGCACGCCGCATCGTGCGCGAAGAAAGCAAGACGGTCTTCCTGGACTTCCGCACCGACCCGACCGAGAACGTGTTCCCCATGGTGCAAGCCGGCCGTGGCATCACGGAAATGCTGCTGGGCGCTGACGACCTGTGA
- the ilvN gene encoding acetolactate synthase small subunit — translation MKHIIAVLLENEPGALSRVVGLFSARGYNIESLTVAPTEDPSLSRMTILTTGSDDVIEQITKHLNRLIEVVKVVDLTEGAYTERELMMVKVRAVGKEREEMKRMADIFRGRIIDVTEKSYTVELTGDQSKNDAFLQALDRTAILETVRTGASGIGRGERILRV, via the coding sequence ATGAAACACATTATTGCCGTGCTGCTCGAGAACGAGCCTGGAGCACTGTCACGCGTCGTGGGCCTGTTTTCTGCCCGTGGCTACAACATTGAATCCCTGACAGTTGCACCGACCGAGGATCCCTCTCTGTCGCGCATGACCATCCTCACCACGGGCTCGGATGATGTGATTGAGCAAATCACAAAGCACCTGAACCGACTGATTGAAGTGGTTAAAGTGGTGGACCTGACCGAAGGTGCTTACACCGAGCGCGAGCTGATGATGGTCAAGGTGCGTGCCGTCGGCAAGGAACGCGAGGAAATGAAGCGCATGGCGGACATCTTCCGCGGCCGCATCATCGACGTGACCGAGAAGAGCTACACCGTTGAGCTGACCGGCGACCAGTCCAAGAACGACGCCTTCCTGCAAGCCCTTGATCGCACTGCCATCCTTGAGACCGTTCGCACAGGCGCCTCGGGTATTGGTCGTGGCGAACGCATTCTGCGTGTCTAA
- the ilvC gene encoding ketol-acid reductoisomerase encodes MKVFYDKDCDLSLIKGKTVAIIGYGSQGHAHAQNLNDSGVKVVVGLRKGGSSWDKVGKAGLTVMEVNDAVKAADVVMILLPDENIPEVYKNNVEPNIKSGATLAFAHGFNVHYNQVVPRADLDVIMVAPKGPGHTVRSEYLKGGGVPSLIAIYQDKSGKARDVALSYASANGGGKGGIIETNFKEETETDLFGEQAVLCGGAVELVKMGFETLTEAGYAPEMAYFECLHELKLIVDLMYEGGIANMNYSISNNAEYGEYVTGPEVINEESRKAMRNALKRIQSGEYAKMFISEGRLNYPSMTARRRQNADHAIEQVGGQLRSMMPWISKNKLVDQTRN; translated from the coding sequence ATGAAAGTTTTCTACGACAAGGACTGTGACCTGAGCCTGATCAAGGGCAAGACTGTTGCCATCATCGGCTACGGCAGCCAAGGCCACGCACATGCTCAAAACCTGAACGACAGCGGCGTGAAGGTTGTGGTCGGTCTGCGCAAGGGCGGCTCTTCCTGGGACAAGGTCGGCAAGGCCGGTCTGACCGTGATGGAAGTGAACGACGCGGTGAAGGCTGCCGACGTGGTCATGATCCTGCTGCCCGACGAGAACATCCCCGAGGTGTACAAGAACAACGTCGAGCCCAACATCAAATCCGGCGCTACACTGGCTTTCGCTCACGGCTTCAACGTGCACTACAACCAGGTCGTGCCCCGCGCCGATCTGGATGTGATCATGGTCGCCCCCAAGGGCCCCGGCCACACCGTGCGCTCCGAATACCTGAAGGGCGGCGGCGTGCCTTCCCTGATCGCCATCTACCAGGACAAGTCCGGCAAGGCTCGTGACGTGGCCCTGTCCTATGCTTCCGCCAACGGCGGCGGCAAGGGCGGCATCATCGAAACCAACTTCAAGGAAGAAACCGAAACCGACCTGTTCGGCGAGCAGGCCGTGCTGTGCGGCGGTGCCGTGGAGCTGGTGAAGATGGGCTTCGAGACGCTGACCGAAGCTGGCTACGCTCCCGAAATGGCTTACTTCGAGTGCCTGCACGAGCTGAAGCTGATCGTTGACCTGATGTATGAAGGCGGCATCGCCAACATGAACTACTCCATCTCCAACAACGCGGAGTATGGCGAGTACGTGACCGGCCCCGAAGTCATCAACGAAGAATCCCGCAAGGCCATGCGCAACGCCCTCAAGCGCATCCAGAGCGGTGAATACGCCAAGATGTTCATCAGCGAAGGCCGCCTGAACTATCCTTCGATGACTGCCCGTCGTCGCCAGAACGCCGATCACGCCATCGAGCAAGTGGGCGGTCAGCTGCGCTCCATGATGCCTTGGATCTCCAAGAACAAGCTGGTCGACCAGACCCGCAACTGA
- the pssA gene encoding CDP-diacylglycerol--serine O-phosphatidyltransferase, which yields MQNSNDSADLSGMPRKPRKGIYVLPNLFTLAALFGGFYAIVMAMNNKFELAAVGVFCAMVLDSLDGRVARMTHTQSAFGEQMDSLSDMVSFGAAPALIAYEWALRPLGRWGWIAAFVYCACAALRLARFNVNTAVVDKRYFQGMPSPAAAALVAGFIWLTSALMVSHRDVPIFGDVISWFGGYPTDRADLSWIMFAITLFAGLTMVTNIPYYSFKDIGGAKSMPFVSLVVVALLMAVVSIEPATMLFLVFVGYSISGYVIYAWRRSKGEQVSIVATSKDEPDERGLHDD from the coding sequence ATGCAAAACAGCAATGATTCTGCCGATCTGAGTGGAATGCCGCGCAAGCCGCGCAAAGGCATTTATGTGCTGCCCAATCTGTTCACGCTGGCAGCGCTGTTTGGCGGTTTCTACGCCATCGTCATGGCCATGAACAACAAGTTCGAACTGGCGGCCGTGGGTGTTTTCTGCGCCATGGTGCTCGACAGTCTTGACGGTCGCGTGGCGCGCATGACGCACACGCAAAGCGCGTTCGGCGAGCAGATGGATTCGCTCTCCGATATGGTGTCCTTTGGTGCCGCGCCTGCGCTGATTGCCTATGAATGGGCCTTGCGTCCCCTGGGGCGCTGGGGCTGGATTGCCGCCTTTGTGTATTGCGCCTGCGCGGCACTGCGCCTGGCTCGCTTCAACGTGAATACGGCCGTGGTGGACAAGCGCTACTTCCAGGGCATGCCTTCACCTGCGGCAGCGGCTCTGGTGGCGGGCTTTATCTGGCTGACCAGTGCCCTGATGGTTTCCCATCGCGACGTGCCCATCTTTGGCGATGTGATTTCCTGGTTCGGGGGTTATCCCACGGACAGGGCCGATCTGTCCTGGATCATGTTCGCCATCACGCTGTTCGCAGGCCTGACCATGGTCACCAATATTCCCTATTACAGCTTCAAGGACATCGGCGGCGCCAAGAGCATGCCATTTGTCTCGCTGGTGGTGGTGGCCCTGCTGATGGCCGTGGTCAGCATCGAGCCTGCAACCATGCTGTTCCTGGTGTTTGTCGGTTACTCGATCTCGGGTTATGTGATCTACGCCTGGCGCCGTTCCAAGGGCGAGCAGGTCAGCATCGTGGCAACCTCCAAGGACGAGCCCGATGAGCGTGGTCTGCACGACGATTGA
- the leuA gene encoding 2-isopropylmalate synthase, with protein MLQNPSTKYRAFAPVRLTDRTWPDAVITKPPVWCSVDLRDGNQALIEPMDIERKVRMFEQLVKIGFKEIEVGFPSASQIEFDFMRKLIEENRIPDDVTVQVLTQAREHLIRRTFEALEGVPRAIVHLYNATAPVMRRVVLNMSEDEIVELAVTNAQMFKDIAAQHPNTKWTFQYSPEMYSDTELEFSRRVIDAVTDVWQPTPENKCIINLPTTVEHSTPNIFADMVEWTHRNIKRRDSVVISVHPHNDRGTGTAAAELSLMAGADRLEGCLFGNGERTGNLDVVNVALNMYIQGVNPGLDFSDIDDIRATVEHCNQLPVHPRHPYVGDLVYTSFSGSHQDAIKKAFAAHKEGDIWDMPYLPIDPKDLGRSYEAVIRVNSQSGKGGIAYLLESEYGLQLPRRLQIEFSQVVQREMDASGKELSAADLWELFQREYGVNTVKAPQYRLSEADGVVNMTSHIEIAGEKYFLEGEGTGPIDAFVQALSANVGRNVRVLNYAEHAIGEGANAKAIAYVELRVDDAQVCYGVGVDANIVSASLRAIISGVQRVTAVAEEAVAA; from the coding sequence ATGTTGCAAAACCCTTCCACCAAATACCGCGCTTTCGCCCCCGTGCGTCTGACCGATCGCACCTGGCCCGACGCGGTCATCACCAAGCCCCCGGTCTGGTGCAGCGTGGATCTGCGTGACGGCAACCAGGCCCTGATCGAGCCCATGGACATCGAGCGCAAGGTGCGCATGTTCGAGCAACTGGTGAAGATCGGCTTCAAGGAAATCGAAGTGGGCTTTCCTTCGGCTTCGCAGATCGAGTTCGACTTCATGCGCAAGCTCATCGAGGAAAACCGCATTCCCGACGACGTGACCGTACAGGTGCTGACACAGGCGCGTGAGCACCTGATTCGTCGCACTTTCGAGGCGCTGGAAGGCGTACCTCGCGCCATTGTCCATCTCTACAACGCCACGGCTCCCGTGATGCGCCGCGTGGTGCTGAACATGAGTGAAGACGAGATCGTGGAGCTGGCCGTGACCAATGCGCAGATGTTCAAGGACATCGCGGCCCAGCACCCCAACACCAAGTGGACCTTCCAGTACTCGCCCGAAATGTATTCGGATACCGAGCTGGAGTTCTCCAGGCGCGTGATCGACGCCGTCACCGATGTCTGGCAGCCCACACCCGAGAACAAGTGCATCATCAACCTGCCCACCACAGTGGAGCATTCCACGCCCAATATCTTTGCCGACATGGTGGAGTGGACGCATCGCAACATCAAGCGCCGTGACAGCGTGGTGATCTCGGTCCATCCTCATAACGACCGCGGCACGGGAACGGCGGCAGCGGAGTTGTCCCTCATGGCCGGCGCGGACCGTCTGGAAGGCTGCCTGTTCGGCAATGGCGAGCGCACCGGCAATCTGGACGTGGTGAATGTGGCGCTCAATATGTATATCCAGGGCGTGAACCCCGGCCTGGATTTTTCCGACATCGACGATATCCGTGCAACGGTTGAGCATTGCAACCAGTTGCCCGTGCATCCTCGTCATCCTTACGTGGGTGACTTGGTCTACACCTCCTTCTCCGGCTCCCACCAGGACGCCATCAAGAAGGCTTTCGCCGCCCACAAGGAAGGCGATATCTGGGATATGCCTTATCTGCCCATCGATCCCAAGGACCTGGGTCGCAGCTATGAGGCGGTGATTCGCGTGAACAGCCAGTCGGGCAAGGGCGGCATTGCCTATCTGCTCGAAAGCGAATACGGGCTTCAGCTGCCTCGTCGCCTGCAGATCGAGTTCAGCCAGGTCGTGCAGCGCGAGATGGATGCCAGCGGCAAGGAATTGTCGGCTGCGGATCTGTGGGAGCTGTTCCAGCGCGAATATGGAGTCAACACCGTCAAGGCGCCTCAATATCGCCTGAGCGAGGCAGATGGCGTGGTCAATATGACTTCCCACATCGAGATCGCCGGAGAAAAGTATTTTTTGGAAGGCGAAGGTACGGGCCCCATTGATGCCTTCGTGCAGGCGTTGTCGGCTAACGTCGGTCGCAATGTGCGCGTGCTCAACTATGCCGAGCATGCGATTGGCGAGGGTGCGAATGCCAAGGCGATTGCCTATGTGGAATTGCGCGTGGACGATGCTCAGGTCTGCTACGGCGTAGGGGTGGATGCCAATATCGTTTCCGCCTCGTTGCGCGCCATCATCTCGGGAGTACAGCGCGTTACCGCTGTCGCTGAAGAGGCGGTAGCTGCATAA
- a CDS encoding 2-isopropylmalate synthase: protein MSDQLIIFDTTLRDGEQSPGASMTRDEKLRIARQLERLKVDVIEAGFAAASNGDFESIQTIARAIKDSTVCSLSRANDRDIARAAESLKDANRARIHTFIATSPLHMEKKLRMTPEQVLEQAKQAVRFGRNLIEDIEFSAEDGYRSEPDFLARVIEVVIKEGATTINVPDTVGYAIPELYGEFIRNLRERVPNSDKAVWSVHCHNDLGMAVANSLAGVKIGGARQIECTINGLGERAGNCSLEEVVMAIKTRKDYFGLDVNIDTQHIVAASRLVSQTTGFVVQPNKAVVGANAFAHASGIHQDGVLKARDTYEIMRAEDVGWAANKIVLGKLSGRNAFKQRLQELGVELDSEAAINQAFTRFKELADRKSEIFDEDILALVNAEGAEHQDNQFQFISLAQQSETGERPHASVVFSNAGREIKASSDGNGPVDASFKAIESEVKSGAEMVLYSVNAISGSTESQGEVTVRLQRSGRVVNGVGADPDIVVASAKAYLSALNKLHSNQEVVAAQG, encoded by the coding sequence ATGTCCGATCAGCTCATTATTTTCGACACCACCTTGCGTGACGGCGAGCAATCGCCCGGCGCTTCCATGACACGCGATGAAAAGCTGCGTATTGCCCGTCAGCTGGAGCGTCTGAAGGTCGATGTGATCGAGGCGGGGTTTGCTGCGGCATCCAATGGCGACTTCGAGTCCATCCAGACCATTGCACGTGCCATCAAGGACTCCACGGTCTGCTCGCTCTCCCGCGCCAACGACCGCGACATCGCGCGTGCGGCCGAGTCGTTGAAGGATGCCAACCGCGCTCGCATTCATACCTTCATCGCCACCAGCCCGCTGCATATGGAGAAAAAGCTGCGCATGACACCCGAACAGGTGCTGGAGCAGGCCAAGCAGGCGGTGCGCTTCGGGCGCAATCTCATCGAAGACATCGAGTTCAGCGCGGAGGACGGCTATCGCAGCGAACCCGATTTTCTGGCGCGTGTGATCGAGGTGGTCATCAAGGAAGGTGCAACCACCATCAACGTGCCCGACACCGTGGGTTACGCGATTCCCGAGCTCTATGGTGAATTCATTCGCAACCTGCGCGAGCGCGTGCCCAACAGCGACAAGGCCGTCTGGTCCGTGCATTGCCACAACGACCTGGGCATGGCGGTTGCGAATTCTCTGGCGGGCGTGAAGATCGGCGGTGCGCGCCAGATCGAATGCACCATCAATGGTCTTGGGGAGCGCGCGGGTAACTGCTCACTTGAAGAAGTGGTCATGGCCATCAAGACGCGCAAGGACTACTTCGGCCTGGATGTGAATATCGATACCCAGCATATCGTGGCCGCCAGCCGCCTGGTCAGCCAGACCACGGGCTTTGTGGTGCAACCCAACAAGGCTGTGGTGGGAGCCAACGCCTTTGCCCATGCCTCCGGCATTCATCAGGACGGCGTGCTCAAGGCGCGTGACACCTACGAAATCATGCGTGCCGAGGACGTGGGCTGGGCGGCCAACAAGATCGTGCTGGGCAAGCTCAGTGGTCGCAACGCTTTCAAGCAGCGCCTGCAGGAGTTGGGGGTGGAACTGGACAGCGAAGCTGCCATCAACCAGGCCTTCACGCGTTTCAAGGAGCTCGCGGACCGAAAGAGCGAGATTTTTGACGAGGACATTCTGGCGCTGGTGAATGCCGAAGGAGCGGAGCACCAGGACAATCAGTTCCAGTTCATTTCGCTGGCCCAGCAGAGCGAAACAGGTGAGCGCCCACATGCCAGCGTGGTCTTCAGCAATGCAGGCCGGGAAATCAAGGCCAGCTCCGACGGCAATGGTCCGGTCGATGCCTCGTTCAAGGCCATCGAGTCCGAAGTCAAGAGCGGTGCAGAAATGGTGCTGTATTCCGTCAATGCCATCAGCGGCTCAACCGAGAGTCAGGGCGAGGTGACGGTGCGCTTGCAGCGCAGTGGTCGCGTCGTCAACGGAGTGGGTGCTGACCCCGATATTGTGGTCGCATCGGCCAAGGCTTATCTGAGCGCTTTGAACAAATTGCATAGCAATCAGGAAGTTGTTGCAGCACAAGGTTGA